DNA sequence from the Desulfovibrio aminophilus genome:
GAGCGTGGCCCCGTCCGGCCGCGCCGCCGCCACCACGCAGACGAACCGCGCCGTGCGCTTTTCGTCCGGCACGTTCGTGAGTTCCAGCAGCAGCTTGGCGTTGTTGGCCTCGGCGTCGCCGTGGCCCCCGGCGTAGCGCGCGGAATAGACCCCAGGCACGCCGCCCAGGGCGTCCACGCAGATGCCCGAGTCGTCGGCCACGGCGGTCAGGCCCGTGGCCTGGGACACCGCCCGGGCCTTGAGCAGGGCGTTTTCCTCGAAGGTGGTCCCGGTCTCCTCGACGTCCTCCACGTCCGGGAAGTCGCCCAGGCCCTTCACCTCGATCCCCAGCCCGGCCATGAGGGCCGAGAACTCCCGAATCTTGCCCGCGTTGCGCGTGGCCAGCACGATCACGTCCATGTCCGCCAACTCCCGCTCTGGTTTGAACCGGCCAAAACTCCCATCTTCCCGCCTCCCTGTAAACCCCCCCGGCTTCGCCCCCCTTCGGGGGGCTATAGAACGGCCAAGAGGCTTTCGTCTT
Encoded proteins:
- a CDS encoding XTP/dITP diphosphatase; this translates as MDVIVLATRNAGKIREFSALMAGLGIEVKGLGDFPDVEDVEETGTTFEENALLKARAVSQATGLTAVADDSGICVDALGGVPGVYSARYAGGHGDAEANNAKLLLELTNVPDEKRTARFVCVVAAARPDGATLTARGEWEGRITHGYAGKSGFGYDPIFFDPELDMTAAQMTPEQKNARSHRGKALQALMGKWRGFARG